In Arachis hypogaea cultivar Tifrunner chromosome 17, arahy.Tifrunner.gnm2.J5K5, whole genome shotgun sequence, a single window of DNA contains:
- the LOC112766040 gene encoding exocyst complex component EXO70B1 yields the protein MNRMLRPLLTQIHSYLMQPRIWRLLGFASTLIGFICYALSSSFYQLFGSWTLFKIVAYSIFSIIICLIILFPKLWQQLRGLNFEAHMAFFVLIITSVYSYFSDKAMKGKPDAYSVTSYAAFAVTSLSLQRQNAPAKNRNQRFQDKHHLVVQVNMNPLQVNNNINNNLVSSNIPQKAQQPDEHVAVEANILPSMEERRWANLAVVNMLKCNLTKYIQDKVHRIPEILINDHNFLIDELPSQLVSDLHEKVKLMVRTGFEKECVDQYCTWRREFLDLAGKELSIQEIEEKRRIKTWIKVSNVSLKILFPNERRLCDRIFLGFPSVADCSFAQICGEFTTNLLDFANGFANGSHMLNLLPSVLQVFGALHELIPEFESVFLDQFSVSLRSEAATTGRRLRKAINGMFMQLEKLINCDTSQVACPGGICPVTVEVMNQLSAVGEFGSSWLSAEVTRIIALLESHLEAKSKDYSNPALGFVFLMNNERYIEKKAKQYQLDKILGNHWIRQRAAKVRENCEHYRRSSWEEVLGFLKLSTEQIEEAESMKKKLNLFNLRFKEIWMDQSAWFMHDEELREEIIASLRKILSHTYGLFIWSFNRIHGKDAHECIKYSVLDIEDLLKDLFGWRDEQLAEMKD from the exons ATGAACAGGATGCTTAGACCCTTGCTCACTCAAATCCATAGCTACCTAATGCAGCCACGTATATGGAGATTACTGGGTTTCGCATCAACCCTTATTGGATTCATATGCTACGCTCTCAGCTCCTCCTTCTACCAACTCTTCGGAAGTTGGACCTTGTTCAAAATCGTTGCTTATAGCATTTTCAGTATCATCATTTGTCTCATAATTTTGTTTCCAAAATTATGGCAACAATTAAGGGGCCTCAACTTTGAAGCACACATGGCCTTCTTCGTCTTGATCATCACCTCTGTCTATTCATACTTTTCCGATAAAGCGATGAAAGGGAAACCAGATGCTTATAGCGTAACATCCTATGCTGCTTTTGCCGTTACATCGCTTAGCTTGCAAAGACAGA ATGCACCGGCCAAAAACCGGAATCAAAGATTCCAAGATAAGCATCATCTTGTTGTTCAAGTGAATATGAATCCGTTGCAagtcaataataatattaataacaatcTTGTTAGCAGTAATATCCCTCAAAAAGCTCAGCAGCCGGATGAACACGTGGCTGTCGAAGCGAATATCTTGCCGAGCATGGAGGAGCGTAGATGGGCTAATTTGGCTGTTGTGAACATGCTTAAGTGTAATTTGACCAAATACATTCAAGATAAGGTTCACCGGATTCCAGAGATACTAAtcaatgatcataacttcctgaTTGATGAGCTTCCATCACAATTAGTTAGTGACCTTCATGAAAAAGTGAAGCTCATGGTCCGAACCGGGTTCGAGAAGGAGTGTGTGGACCAATACTGCACTTGGAGGAGAGAGTTCTTAGATTTGGCGGGGAAGGAGCTTAGTATACAAGAAATCGAAGAGAAGAGGAGGATTAAGACTTGGATTAAAGTTTCCAATGTTTCTCTCAAGATATTGTTTCCTAATGAAAGGAGACTCTGCGATCGCATCTTCTTGGGTTTTCCTTCTGTCGCTGATTGTTCTTTCGCGCAGATTTGCGGAGAATTCACCACTAATCTGCTAGATTTTGCCAATGGTTTTGCCAATGGTAGCCATATGCTTAATCTTTTGCCCAGTGTCCTTCAAGTGTTCGGTGCTTTGCATGAACTGATACCAGAGTTTGAGTCAGTGTTTTTGGACCAATTCAGTGTATCGCTTAGGAGTGAAGCAGCGACGACCGGAAGGAGACTAAGGAAAGCAATCAACGGGATGTTCATGCAGCTTGAGAAGTTGATAAATTGtgatacatcacaagtagcttgTCCTGGAGGTATTTGCCCTGTTACCGTGGAAGTGATGAACCAACTTAGTGCTGTTGGAGAGTTTGGGTCTTCTTGGCTTTCTGCGGAGGTAACTAGAATAATTGCATTGTTGGAAAGCCATCTGGAAGCCAAGTCCAAAGATTACAGCAACCCTGCTTTGGGCTTTGTTTTCTTGATGAATAATGAGAGGTACATTGAAAAGAAGGCAAAGCAGTATCAATTGGATAAGATTTTGGGCAATCATTGGATCCGACAAAGGGCTGCTAAAGTCCGAGAAAACTGTGAACACTACAGGAGAAGCTCGTGGGAAGAGGTCTTGGGATTTTTGAAACTTAGCACAGAGCAAATTGAAGAAGCAGAgtccatgaagaagaagctcaatctgTTCAACTTGCGGTTTAAGGAGATATGGATGGATCAAAGTGCATGGTTTATGCATGATGAAGAGCTAAGGGAAGAGATAATAGCATCGCTGAGAAAGATATTGTCTCATACCTATGGATTGTTCATTTGGAGTTTCAACAGGATACATGGTAAGGATGCTCATGAGTGTATCAAGTATTCAGTGTTAGACATTGAAGACCTACTGAAGGATTTATTTGGCTGGAGAGATGAACAACTAGCAGAAATGAAAGATTAA